In the genome of bacterium, one region contains:
- a CDS encoding VTT domain-containing protein, whose amino-acid sequence MKKSNEEGSRPFQEAQAPGRPRIWLRLLILALLVGGATFLLYETGVIRFFLHKEKLLQLLKSMRPWDVVVFVLLQASQVVVAPIPGEVTGLAGGYLYGPFLGILLSTIGLTMGSYLAFTLGRALGRPAIEKFVPQSTMARFDYLLKHKGAFIVFLLFLIPGFPKDTLCWFLGLGHLSSLEFLLISTTGRLLGTILLTLGGDFIRHHQYVRFSILVGVALLFILAAMAYRDKLERLFRIWHIRRARKSRNSRR is encoded by the coding sequence TTGAAGAAAAGCAACGAGGAAGGTTCCCGGCCATTTCAGGAGGCTCAAGCCCCGGGAAGACCGCGCATCTGGCTAAGGCTACTCATTTTGGCTCTCTTGGTGGGAGGCGCTACTTTTCTCCTCTATGAAACAGGGGTGATAAGGTTTTTCCTCCACAAGGAAAAGCTCCTCCAGCTGCTCAAGTCCATGCGGCCCTGGGACGTGGTGGTATTTGTTCTGCTTCAGGCCTCTCAGGTGGTGGTGGCCCCAATACCAGGAGAAGTAACGGGTCTGGCCGGCGGATACCTGTACGGCCCATTTCTGGGGATTCTTTTGTCCACCATTGGTCTTACCATGGGTTCTTACCTGGCATTCACCCTGGGCCGCGCCCTGGGCCGTCCGGCTATAGAGAAATTCGTGCCCCAATCCACCATGGCCAGGTTTGATTATCTCCTGAAACACAAGGGAGCCTTCATCGTCTTTCTTCTTTTTTTGATCCCCGGCTTTCCCAAAGACACCCTGTGCTGGTTCCTGGGACTTGGGCACTTGAGCTCTCTGGAGTTCTTGCTGATAAGCACCACCGGAAGGCTCCTGGGGACCATCCTGCTGACCCTCGGGGGAGACTTTATTCGTCATCACCAGTACGTGCGGTTTTCTATTCTGGTGGGAGTGGCTCTCTTGTTCATACTGGCTGCCATGGCTTACAGAGACAAGCTGGAGAGGCTCTTTCGCATCTGGCACATAAGAAGAGCCAGAAAAAGCCGTAACTCCAGGCGCTAG
- a CDS encoding M23 family metallopeptidase translates to MRVFWFSLGFLLLSLSLAKTWGQDAAHQWDLLQALVRDNKISHQEARERLLELHGQLTLLFREKDKDKKMAFPIKGGSWRDLGGRGGSGFVARGYDFFQGNRHGGHPAHDIFILDRDQDSLEDRSGKPVEVLAFLSGVVVGLNRDWKPGSNIRGGNYVWVFTPWRELYCYYAHLQEVLVEVGQWVEAGQTLGTLGRSGKNAFPSRSPTHLHFMCLFFDDGRMSPYNPYQELLSLGGK, encoded by the coding sequence ATGAGAGTCTTTTGGTTTTCTTTGGGTTTTCTGCTACTAAGTCTTTCTCTTGCTAAGACTTGGGGCCAGGACGCTGCCCATCAATGGGATCTTCTTCAGGCCCTGGTTAGAGACAACAAGATCTCACATCAAGAAGCCAGAGAAAGACTCCTAGAGCTCCACGGGCAGCTGACACTTCTCTTTCGCGAAAAGGATAAAGACAAGAAAATGGCCTTTCCCATCAAAGGCGGTTCATGGAGGGATTTGGGTGGGAGAGGAGGAAGCGGCTTTGTGGCCAGAGGCTATGATTTTTTTCAGGGTAACCGTCATGGAGGCCATCCGGCCCATGATATCTTCATTCTGGACAGAGACCAGGACTCTCTGGAAGACAGAAGCGGCAAGCCAGTGGAGGTACTTGCCTTCCTATCGGGGGTGGTGGTGGGGCTTAACAGGGATTGGAAGCCTGGCAGCAACATAAGAGGTGGAAATTATGTGTGGGTCTTCACTCCCTGGAGGGAGCTTTACTGTTACTACGCTCACCTCCAGGAGGTGCTTGTGGAAGTGGGACAATGGGTTGAGGCCGGACAGACCCTGGGCACCCTGGGCAGAAGCGGCAAGAACGCCTTTCCCAGCCGCTCCCCCACACACCTCCACTTCATGTGTCTTTTCTTTGATGATGGCCGCATGAGTCCTTACAACCCTTACCAGGAGCTCCTCAGCCTGGGTGGGAAATGA
- a CDS encoding 4Fe-4S double cluster binding domain-containing protein translates to MSQALKRIIREQALSLGFEDVGFTDVAPFHLYVEEIQRRPAMYHWVQTDSFSTLRGSRPASKHPWARSIVVLIRNYHRKSFPEHLLHVYGRCYMVDERKIRGEEYLRFKSLLDFLKGLGIHCLYDEELPARMAAARAGITQYGNNCFAFARNSMGRCSWLEIIPLLVDVELQPDEPSMVLGCPQNCKMECLKACPTGALYEPLRMEPQKCIAFLTYYGPQLTPIEFREPMGTWIYGCDLCQEACPINKAWAKRPLALNQDLMERGQGWDLRLILDMNLDYYQEKLWPQFFYISRSRPDRWQMNAARALGNVRDTRDIPLLARKLKESPFENVRAMCAWALGRMGSASARRALERALGDPSETVRKEVQMALG, encoded by the coding sequence ATGAGTCAAGCATTAAAGAGAATCATAAGAGAGCAGGCCTTGAGTTTGGGTTTTGAGGATGTTGGCTTCACAGATGTAGCCCCATTCCACCTGTATGTGGAGGAGATCCAACGCAGGCCTGCCATGTACCATTGGGTCCAAACAGATTCCTTCAGCACCCTGAGGGGATCCAGGCCTGCATCCAAACACCCTTGGGCCAGATCCATCGTGGTTCTGATCCGTAACTATCACAGGAAAAGCTTCCCAGAGCATCTGCTGCACGTCTATGGCAGATGTTACATGGTGGACGAGAGAAAGATAAGGGGGGAAGAGTACTTGCGATTCAAGTCCCTGTTGGACTTCCTCAAAGGACTTGGAATTCACTGCCTTTACGACGAAGAGCTCCCAGCCCGCATGGCTGCTGCCAGGGCAGGCATAACCCAGTATGGAAACAACTGTTTTGCCTTTGCCCGTAACTCCATGGGCAGGTGCTCTTGGCTGGAGATAATCCCATTGTTGGTGGATGTGGAGCTGCAACCCGATGAACCCAGCATGGTCTTGGGCTGCCCCCAGAACTGTAAGATGGAGTGTCTCAAGGCCTGCCCCACAGGAGCCCTTTACGAACCTCTTAGAATGGAGCCCCAAAAATGCATTGCTTTTTTGACATATTACGGACCGCAGCTTACTCCCATTGAATTTAGAGAACCTATGGGGACCTGGATTTACGGTTGTGATCTGTGCCAGGAAGCCTGCCCCATAAATAAGGCCTGGGCCAAAAGGCCCCTTGCATTGAATCAGGACCTGATGGAAAGGGGCCAGGGATGGGACCTTCGCCTGATCCTTGATATGAACCTCGACTATTATCAGGAAAAGCTGTGGCCCCAGTTCTTCTATATCTCAAGATCCCGGCCAGACAGGTGGCAGATGAATGCGGCGAGGGCCTTGGGTAACGTACGAGATACAAGGGATATTCCTCTGTTGGCAAGAAAACTAAAGGAGAGCCCCTTTGAAAACGTCAGGGCCATGTGCGCATGGGCGCTGGGCCGCATGGGCAGTGCCTCGGCCAGAAGAGCCCTGGAGAGGGCCCTGGGAGACCCCTCGGAAACTGTTCGAAAAGAAGTGCAGATGGCCCTGGGGTAA
- the dfsP gene encoding DUF166 family (seleno)protein DfsP → MESYKMQEIWVFQQRGSGMAKIRAISARGKGMRIGRILSVDEALPAVLEEPGKYLPQEIHADLVLDFLRHPDLSLELALRCRELSIPVVASGKKLRVEGTITPPTUCGLARQVCLGPYGEQFGAPELEVELEGTVVRGVRVRRGAPCGATWEASERILGLEAKEALSRIGLETQFQCIADPSGWDPLWGKSPVHFAADVHTAALERALSGLRNRNPLCGCHSESRFRT, encoded by the coding sequence ATGGAGAGCTATAAGATGCAGGAGATTTGGGTCTTCCAGCAAAGGGGAAGTGGCATGGCCAAGATTCGTGCCATATCGGCCAGGGGCAAGGGTATGCGCATAGGCAGGATCCTTTCTGTGGATGAGGCTTTACCTGCCGTGCTAGAGGAGCCAGGCAAATACCTTCCCCAGGAGATCCATGCTGATCTGGTCCTGGATTTTCTTCGTCACCCAGACCTGTCCCTGGAGCTGGCCTTGAGGTGCAGGGAGCTTAGTATTCCTGTGGTGGCTTCGGGCAAGAAGTTGAGGGTGGAGGGCACCATCACGCCGCCTACCTGATGCGGGCTTGCCAGGCAGGTCTGCCTGGGCCCTTACGGGGAACAGTTCGGGGCCCCGGAGCTGGAGGTGGAGCTGGAAGGCACTGTGGTGCGTGGTGTGCGAGTCAGAAGAGGAGCCCCCTGCGGAGCCACCTGGGAGGCTTCTGAGCGCATCTTGGGGCTGGAAGCAAAAGAGGCCCTTTCCAGAATCGGGCTAGAGACTCAGTTCCAGTGCATTGCAGATCCCTCGGGCTGGGATCCCCTTTGGGGCAAGAGTCCGGTCCATTTTGCGGCGGATGTTCACACGGCAGCCCTGGAAAGAGCCCTCTCTGGACTCAGAAACCGTAATCCCCTGTGCGGATGTCATTCAGAATCCCGTTTTCGAACCTAA
- a CDS encoding DUF2845 domain-containing protein → MNICKIAFSLMALLSTWAPIEASALRCQGRIVSLGETRYEVTAKCGAPSFVEQRYEERLGIPEGRLFLYDPGEKRYIKPWAVQQVLIEEWTYNFGPHSLMYYLRFENGILNDIRTGDYGF, encoded by the coding sequence ATGAACATATGCAAAATAGCCTTTTCTCTTATGGCCCTATTGTCAACCTGGGCACCCATTGAGGCCTCGGCCCTGAGATGCCAGGGAAGGATAGTGTCTTTGGGGGAGACTCGATATGAGGTGACGGCCAAGTGTGGAGCGCCCAGCTTTGTAGAACAGAGATATGAAGAACGCCTGGGTATTCCAGAAGGACGCCTCTTTCTTTACGATCCCGGAGAAAAACGCTATATCAAACCTTGGGCCGTACAGCAGGTTCTCATAGAGGAGTGGACTTACAACTTTGGCCCCCACAGCCTCATGTATTATCTTAGGTTCGAAAACGGGATTCTGAATGACATCCGCACAGGGGATTACGGTTTCTGA
- a CDS encoding TAXI family TRAP transporter solute-binding subunit has product MRKAWRLMGAALVVALAIAGPCFAQQKVDLKMMTGPMGGSWYPLGGAISELIQKAVPGSSVSVLPGGGIANVVAVEEGKADIGFGNSSSSVDGVAGRDPFKAPTKNVMQLATLYPQYFQMVVMEDSGIKSPADFKGKAICPGPKGHTGELLARQVLELYGLSYNDMSKVNHVSYSDAVSLLKDNHAHVFLLGTTIPASSILDLATTRKIRMIPLPDEKIQQLQKMNAGYLKRVIPKGTYPGVDYDVPGVGYFTHLVISAKLPEDLVYKITKVITENVAQLSQVVKDMEGVKAQDLALDIGVPFHPGALKYYKEIGAIK; this is encoded by the coding sequence ATGAGAAAGGCTTGGAGGTTGATGGGTGCGGCTTTAGTCGTAGCTTTGGCAATTGCAGGCCCTTGTTTTGCGCAGCAGAAGGTGGACCTCAAGATGATGACTGGCCCCATGGGCGGTTCCTGGTATCCCTTGGGAGGGGCCATATCCGAGCTGATCCAGAAAGCAGTGCCTGGCTCCAGCGTCTCTGTGCTTCCAGGGGGAGGCATAGCCAATGTGGTGGCTGTGGAGGAAGGCAAGGCGGACATTGGTTTCGGTAACTCCAGCTCCAGCGTGGATGGGGTGGCAGGCAGGGATCCCTTCAAGGCCCCCACCAAGAACGTCATGCAGCTAGCAACCCTGTATCCCCAGTATTTCCAGATGGTTGTAATGGAGGACTCCGGCATTAAGAGCCCAGCGGATTTCAAAGGCAAGGCCATCTGTCCTGGACCCAAGGGCCATACCGGGGAGCTTCTTGCCAGGCAGGTTCTGGAGCTCTATGGCCTCTCTTACAACGACATGAGCAAGGTAAACCACGTCAGCTACTCTGACGCGGTATCCCTTCTCAAGGACAACCATGCCCACGTTTTCTTGCTGGGCACTACGATTCCAGCCTCTTCCATCCTGGATCTGGCCACCACAAGAAAGATCCGCATGATTCCACTGCCTGATGAGAAGATCCAGCAGCTCCAAAAGATGAACGCCGGGTACCTCAAGAGGGTAATTCCCAAGGGCACGTATCCTGGGGTGGACTATGACGTGCCTGGAGTGGGCTATTTCACGCATCTGGTGATAAGCGCCAAGCTGCCTGAGGATCTTGTGTACAAGATCACCAAGGTGATCACAGAGAACGTGGCCCAGCTAAGCCAGGTGGTTAAGGACATGGAAGGAGTCAAGGCCCAGGATCTGGCTTTGGATATCGGAGTGCCTTTCCATCCCGGGGCACTGAAGTATTACAAGGAAATAGGAGCCATTAAGTAG
- a CDS encoding TRAP transporter permease, with the protein MERVHSGVRFVLKLTAIGMSLYHLWAATFGSPEAMMHRSIHLTFTLGLIFLISISNRKSHQKLGLLLDVLLLGGSLLAMGHIFLNYDYVVTRYPYVQSLSQWDFWLGILVTLFLLEASRRTIGWALPLTAVAFLLYGLLGQNLPGILRHTGFNLETLVDQLYLTTEGIFGIPLGVSATYVILFVIYGSFLEESGAGEAFTKFAVSLVGGTRGGPGKISCVSSSLFGTISGSAVANVMVDGWLTIPLMKRAGFRPAFAAAVEATASTGGQIMPPVMGAAAFVIAEFTGISYIDICKHALVPALLYYLALFMAIHFEASRSDLLGIPREERPGLATVLLEKGHLFVPILVIVYFMIGGYTPMLACLYAIAAVLPMSFVRRDSRMDLKKILRALEGGARNMLAVAAACACAGIVVGIINLTGLGLKFTGLMLDVAGGSLAPALILTMVTGIILGMGLPTTAAYIVQAALLIPGLIKLGVPVIAAHLFVFYFAIISAITPPVAMAVYAAAGISGSNVWQTGIQAVRIGATGFIVPFMFVYGPSLLLIGSWWEVLTTILSASMGVILLSAGLMGWFMGETKRWQQLVLVVAAILLIKPGLATDLVGVGLAVVIGFWQHLAKLQGRKAAAESATRQES; encoded by the coding sequence ATGGAAAGAGTTCATAGCGGAGTCAGATTTGTCCTGAAGCTCACGGCCATAGGCATGTCTCTTTATCACCTCTGGGCAGCCACCTTCGGCTCTCCAGAGGCCATGATGCACAGATCCATACATCTCACCTTCACCTTGGGCCTCATATTCTTGATCTCCATCTCCAACAGGAAGAGTCATCAGAAGCTGGGCTTGCTCTTGGATGTCTTGCTCTTGGGTGGATCTTTGTTGGCCATGGGCCACATCTTCCTCAACTATGATTATGTGGTGACCCGCTACCCCTACGTGCAGTCTCTTAGCCAGTGGGACTTCTGGCTGGGGATACTGGTTACCCTTTTTCTCCTGGAGGCCTCCAGGAGAACCATTGGCTGGGCCCTTCCTCTGACTGCAGTGGCATTTCTACTTTACGGGCTTTTGGGCCAGAATCTTCCAGGAATTCTCAGGCATACAGGCTTTAACCTGGAGACCCTGGTGGATCAGCTTTACCTGACCACAGAGGGGATATTTGGGATACCCTTGGGAGTCTCTGCCACTTACGTGATTCTGTTTGTGATCTACGGATCATTTCTGGAGGAGTCCGGAGCCGGGGAGGCTTTCACCAAATTCGCTGTTTCCCTGGTGGGAGGAACCAGGGGGGGGCCTGGAAAGATCTCATGCGTGTCCTCTTCCCTGTTTGGGACCATCTCGGGGAGTGCGGTGGCCAACGTGATGGTGGACGGCTGGCTCACCATACCCCTGATGAAGAGGGCAGGGTTCAGGCCAGCTTTTGCTGCTGCAGTGGAGGCCACAGCTTCCACCGGAGGGCAGATAATGCCACCTGTGATGGGGGCTGCGGCATTTGTAATAGCTGAGTTTACGGGCATCTCCTACATAGACATATGTAAACACGCCCTGGTGCCAGCTCTTTTGTATTACTTGGCCTTGTTCATGGCCATTCACTTCGAGGCTTCCAGAAGCGACCTGTTGGGCATACCCAGGGAGGAGAGGCCGGGTCTAGCAACGGTCTTGTTGGAGAAGGGTCACCTCTTTGTGCCCATTTTGGTCATAGTGTATTTCATGATTGGTGGCTATACCCCGATGCTGGCATGTCTTTACGCCATAGCAGCGGTGCTTCCCATGTCATTTGTAAGAAGAGATTCCAGAATGGACCTCAAGAAGATCTTGAGGGCCCTGGAAGGCGGAGCCAGAAACATGCTGGCCGTGGCTGCAGCATGCGCCTGTGCAGGGATAGTGGTAGGTATCATCAATCTGACTGGACTGGGCCTGAAGTTCACAGGCCTGATGCTGGATGTGGCTGGAGGGAGTCTTGCCCCTGCTCTAATACTTACAATGGTAACGGGGATCATTTTGGGCATGGGTCTTCCCACAACCGCTGCGTACATAGTGCAGGCTGCACTTCTGATCCCAGGCCTCATAAAGCTGGGAGTGCCTGTAATAGCGGCCCATCTCTTTGTTTTCTATTTTGCCATCATCTCGGCCATTACTCCTCCTGTGGCCATGGCAGTCTACGCCGCTGCTGGAATAAGCGGCTCCAATGTATGGCAGACAGGAATTCAGGCAGTCAGGATAGGAGCTACAGGCTTCATAGTGCCCTTCATGTTTGTTTATGGGCCTTCGCTTTTGCTCATCGGGTCTTGGTGGGAAGTGCTCACAACAATCCTTTCGGCCTCCATGGGGGTGATTCTGCTTTCGGCAGGCCTCATGGGCTGGTTCATGGGAGAGACCAAGAGATGGCAGCAGTTGGTACTGGTTGTTGCAGCAATTCTGCTTATCAAACCGGGCCTGGCAACAGACCTAGTGGGAGTTGGTCTGGCGGTTGTCATAGGCTTTTGGCAGCATTTGGCAAAACTCCAGGGGAGAAAAGCTGCTGCTGAAAGCGCCACCAGGCAGGAATCCTGA
- a CDS encoding alpha/beta fold hydrolase, which yields MAKVNLGEVELAYEVHGQGDPLLLIGGFTMVKEAWAYQVEGLSKRFQVITFDNRGVGESTVPQEPFSISDMAQDALGLLDALGVSSANIFGISMGGLIAQSMALEQPQRVKKMALGCTTHGGKEAVAPAPQVMELMAKAADPCLSPEEAVRMRVPILFGDRFLEEEPSRLEQWISGAVKHAPTAQGAALQMRALSRFNVRERLREISCPVLVITGSLDRMMDPENSRLLAQRIPGAKLYLVQGAGHLFFVERPQEVNQVLMDFFLG from the coding sequence GTGGCTAAAGTGAACCTAGGTGAAGTGGAGCTGGCGTACGAGGTGCACGGTCAGGGAGATCCCCTTTTACTCATAGGGGGATTCACCATGGTAAAGGAGGCTTGGGCATACCAGGTGGAGGGCCTGTCCAAGAGATTCCAGGTGATCACTTTTGACAACAGGGGCGTGGGAGAATCCACAGTGCCCCAGGAGCCTTTCAGCATCTCTGATATGGCACAGGACGCCTTGGGCCTCCTGGATGCCCTTGGAGTATCCTCTGCCAACATATTTGGGATTTCCATGGGAGGCCTCATAGCCCAAAGCATGGCTCTGGAACAACCCCAGAGAGTGAAAAAAATGGCCCTGGGCTGCACCACACACGGAGGTAAGGAGGCTGTGGCTCCGGCCCCACAGGTCATGGAGCTCATGGCCAAGGCAGCAGACCCTTGCCTTTCGCCAGAAGAAGCGGTCAGAATGCGGGTTCCCATTCTTTTTGGGGACAGATTTCTCGAGGAAGAGCCCTCCCGACTTGAGCAATGGATCTCCGGGGCGGTCAAACATGCTCCTACTGCCCAGGGTGCAGCCCTCCAGATGAGGGCTCTTTCCAGGTTCAATGTCAGGGAAAGGCTCCGGGAAATAAGCTGTCCGGTCCTGGTGATCACCGGCAGCCTGGACCGCATGATGGATCCTGAGAACTCAAGGCTTCTGGCCCAGAGAATACCCGGAGCAAAGCTCTATTTGGTACAGGGGGCCGGGCACCTCTTTTTCGTGGAGCGACCTCAGGAGGTCAATCAAGTTCTTATGGATTTCTTCCTGGGCTGA